A window of the Pseudobdellovibrionaceae bacterium genome harbors these coding sequences:
- a CDS encoding iron-sulfur cluster assembly accessory protein — protein MIQVSDTAAKKILALRSEESRGEHEFLRIRVKKGGCSGFSYKLDFDSELSENDKEYEINGIKVTIDKESLLYLIGMVLDYEGGLNGQGFVFSNPNATKTCGCGSSFAV, from the coding sequence ATGATTCAAGTCAGTGACACTGCTGCAAAAAAAATTCTAGCTTTACGAAGTGAAGAAAGCCGTGGCGAGCACGAATTCTTACGCATCCGCGTAAAAAAAGGCGGCTGTTCAGGGTTTTCTTATAAGTTAGATTTTGACAGTGAACTTTCTGAAAATGACAAAGAATATGAAATCAATGGGATCAAAGTAACCATAGACAAAGAAAGTTTACTTTATTTGATTGGTATGGTTTTAGATTACGAAGGTGGTTTAAATGGCCAAGGCTTTGTCTTTTCTAATCCCAACGCCACTAAGACCTGCGGCTGCGGTTCTTCGTTTGCAGTTTAG
- a CDS encoding succinylglutamate desuccinylase/aspartoacylase family protein → MKKLKISGHVILPGERRLIHLKAAKLYDATDLEIPVHVIRGEKDGPCMFICAGIHGDEINGIEIIRKLLEHEAMNEVRGTLIIIPVVNIFGYNYKSRYLPDRRDLNRSFPGSHEGSLASRIAHTFLKEIVSKCTHGIDLHTGSIHRYNLPQIRAKIRDDQTKIFAKSFGVKVVLNSEERDGSLREVASKKKVKIVVFEGGEALRFDEEITQAGLNGCLRAMTTIGILPKGLIKLLPERAHIFAKSAWVRSSASGTTIFNVQLGDRVKKGQLLCRIYDINGIEMGRILSEYTGLIVGINRLPLVTQGEALVHIAMDKVSRT, encoded by the coding sequence GTGAAAAAACTTAAAATTTCGGGTCACGTAATTCTTCCAGGCGAAAGGCGGCTTATTCATTTAAAAGCAGCCAAGCTGTATGATGCGACAGACTTAGAAATTCCTGTACATGTCATTCGTGGTGAAAAAGACGGCCCTTGCATGTTCATCTGTGCAGGCATTCATGGCGATGAGATCAATGGCATAGAAATCATTAGAAAACTCTTAGAGCATGAGGCGATGAATGAAGTTCGAGGAACTTTGATCATCATTCCTGTCGTAAATATTTTTGGTTACAATTATAAGTCTAGATATTTGCCTGATCGTCGCGATTTGAACAGATCGTTTCCTGGCTCGCATGAAGGAAGTCTGGCCTCAAGAATTGCACATACTTTTTTAAAAGAGATCGTTAGCAAATGCACTCATGGTATTGATTTGCATACGGGCTCTATTCATCGTTATAACTTGCCGCAAATCCGCGCCAAAATCAGAGACGACCAAACTAAAATCTTCGCCAAAAGTTTTGGGGTCAAAGTGGTTTTGAATTCTGAAGAGCGCGATGGATCATTACGTGAAGTGGCTTCAAAGAAAAAGGTCAAGATTGTGGTTTTTGAAGGTGGCGAAGCCTTAAGATTTGACGAAGAGATCACACAAGCGGGCCTTAATGGGTGTCTTAGAGCCATGACCACCATTGGAATTCTACCCAAAGGACTGATTAAGCTTCTTCCTGAAAGAGCCCATATTTTTGCTAAAAGCGCTTGGGTGAGATCATCTGCTAGTGGCACTACGATTTTTAATGTTCAACTTGGCGATCGAGTGAAAAAGGGCCAACTCTTGTGCCGCATCTACGATATCAATGGGATTGAAATGGGAAGAATCTTATCAGAATATACAGGACTTATTGTAGGAATCAATAGACTGCCCTTAGTCACCCAAGGTGAAGCCCTAGTCCATATTGCCATGGACAAAGTTTCTAGAACTTAA
- the ftsY gene encoding signal recognition particle-docking protein FtsY, producing MGTQDHNLIVLLVVVTIVGLFFTGIYFLLRSMFGQRVDQDWQESKKEAAALETTDTVIERRVQDTDKTDKAAEALAKGAAQRPDPSKASLQDILEGSRRSFWSHLSFSTSKNLQIADVLEKIEEALYMGDLGPQTVAFLVEEAQSYFSKNELTEESLRAFLKSKMSEILGEKNFSNDVYEQLSDNTAQTTEGPLVLLIVGVNGAGKTTTIGKLAGNLVENGKKVLIAAGDTFRAAAETQLKVWTERAQAEIFSPEGVKDPSAVAFDAVAKAKAKGFDVCIIDTAGRLHTQSNLMDELSKVKRVITKVIPEAPHHTWLVLDANSGQNALFQARNFHEKLNVTGVILTKMDGTAKGGVALGVVNELGLPVRYVGIGESAVDLRPFNQKEFVDSLI from the coding sequence ATGGGAACACAAGATCACAATTTGATAGTGTTACTGGTCGTTGTCACCATTGTGGGTTTATTTTTTACGGGCATCTACTTTTTACTTCGCTCCATGTTTGGGCAAAGGGTCGATCAAGACTGGCAAGAGTCAAAAAAAGAAGCTGCGGCCCTTGAAACTACAGACACCGTAATTGAAAGACGTGTTCAAGATACTGACAAAACGGATAAGGCGGCGGAGGCTCTTGCCAAAGGTGCAGCACAACGCCCAGACCCTTCCAAAGCTTCACTGCAAGACATCTTAGAGGGAAGTCGTAGAAGTTTTTGGAGCCATCTCAGTTTTTCCACTTCTAAAAATTTACAAATCGCAGATGTTTTAGAAAAGATCGAAGAGGCTCTTTATATGGGTGACCTTGGTCCTCAGACTGTGGCGTTCTTGGTGGAAGAGGCTCAATCCTATTTTTCTAAAAATGAACTTACAGAAGAATCACTAAGAGCTTTTTTGAAATCTAAAATGTCAGAGATCTTAGGTGAAAAGAATTTTTCCAATGATGTTTATGAACAGTTATCAGATAATACGGCTCAAACCACAGAAGGCCCATTGGTTTTATTGATTGTGGGTGTAAATGGTGCGGGCAAAACAACCACGATCGGTAAGCTTGCTGGGAATTTAGTAGAAAATGGTAAGAAGGTATTGATTGCAGCGGGTGACACTTTTAGAGCCGCAGCGGAAACGCAACTTAAGGTGTGGACTGAGAGGGCTCAAGCTGAAATCTTTTCACCTGAAGGGGTAAAGGACCCTAGTGCTGTGGCTTTTGATGCTGTGGCCAAAGCAAAAGCCAAAGGTTTTGATGTGTGTATTATAGATACCGCAGGCCGCTTGCACACCCAGAGCAATCTTATGGATGAACTAAGTAAGGTCAAAAGAGTGATCACCAAAGTCATTCCCGAAGCCCCTCATCACACTTGGTTAGTTCTGGATGCCAACTCAGGCCAGAATGCTTTATTTCAAGCTAGAAACTTTCATGAAAAACTCAATGTGACAGGGGTGATCCTCACCAAGATGGATGGAACCGCTAAAGGCGGGGTAGCTCTAGGTGTGGTCAACGAATTAGGTCTACCTGTGAGATACGTCGGTATAGGCGAATCCGCCGTGGATTTAAGACCCTTTAATCAAAAAGAATTTGTAGACTCGTTAATTTAA
- a CDS encoding 5-formyltetrahydrofolate cyclo-ligase → MNIENTRRDYPSLGTKAEWRQWVQQQAPVSSAFASVSYLEDFLKHCAPLNSIWGGFQSLSPEPLIAWEQILPAQNLQWAFPKVVSDTAIEFYQTQSFKPHPKFGMPEPDLTKAKPVSSEAMAGVVVPGLAFDNRGFRLGRGKGYYDRFLKDFKGLKVGLCSHKLFVLGPLPKDSWDVEMDYIITDEFIFKAE, encoded by the coding sequence ATGAACATTGAAAATACCAGAAGAGATTATCCCAGCCTTGGCACAAAGGCCGAGTGGAGACAGTGGGTGCAACAGCAAGCCCCAGTATCTTCTGCGTTCGCGTCGGTAAGTTACCTGGAAGACTTTTTAAAGCATTGTGCTCCCTTAAACAGCATTTGGGGAGGCTTCCAATCTTTAAGTCCAGAACCCTTGATTGCATGGGAGCAGATATTGCCTGCCCAAAATTTACAATGGGCTTTTCCCAAAGTGGTCAGTGATACGGCTATAGAGTTTTACCAGACACAAAGTTTTAAACCCCATCCCAAGTTTGGGATGCCAGAGCCAGACCTTACAAAAGCTAAACCCGTCTCTTCTGAGGCGATGGCGGGGGTTGTGGTTCCTGGGCTTGCCTTTGACAATCGAGGATTTCGATTAGGCCGAGGTAAGGGATATTACGATCGTTTTTTAAAAGACTTTAAAGGCTTAAAAGTAGGTCTTTGCAGTCATAAATTATTTGTATTAGGTCCACTTCCTAAAGACAGCTGGGATGTGGAGATGGATTATATAATAACTGATGAATTTATATTCAAAGCAGAATGA
- the rny gene encoding ribonuclease Y, translated as MSIGIIVLAAISGLSVGIVLTLVVKSFFDQKLKRNAELEASRITQKAMSEAARIEKDSKNRAKEFEKRARRNVETEIKREKEKITNLENSFKNKQKDLDKERNRLTQNFEDKERALKGREEVVKVAESKLQGAQERLEQKIAEVTDKLTQVASYSKDQAKRELMEMMENEAKLEFSKDLVRLEDDTRDKAERKAKQIISIAIARYAGEYSAQNTTSVLALPSEDMKGKVIGKEGRNIRAFEALCGVDLILDEVPDSVVISGFDPVRREVARRTLESLFQDGRIHPSSIEETVNKTKKQLFKSIREDGEKACDELGITGMHPKVLDLVGSLKYRTSYTQNNYSHSIEVGFIAGLIAQQMNEDVMAARRAGLLHDIGKALDHSVEGSHAVIGADFAKKYGEKENICHAIRSHHEDEKPTTALAFIVTAADAISGARPGARKATQDAYIKRLEDLESIANSFDGVTRTFAMQAGREIRVLVDSSKVTDEQSLMLSRDIAKKIEKEMSFPGQIKVTVLRETRAIEHAR; from the coding sequence ATGAGTATAGGAATTATAGTACTTGCTGCGATTTCAGGTTTAAGTGTGGGGATTGTCCTGACCCTAGTTGTAAAAAGTTTTTTTGATCAAAAGTTAAAAAGAAACGCCGAACTAGAGGCCAGTCGCATCACACAAAAAGCCATGTCTGAGGCCGCAAGAATCGAAAAGGATTCAAAAAACAGAGCCAAAGAGTTTGAAAAAAGAGCCCGCAGAAATGTGGAAACAGAGATCAAAAGAGAAAAAGAAAAGATCACAAATCTAGAAAACAGCTTCAAAAATAAACAGAAAGATTTGGATAAGGAAAGAAATCGTTTAACGCAAAATTTTGAAGACAAAGAGCGCGCCTTAAAAGGTCGTGAAGAAGTGGTCAAAGTCGCAGAAAGCAAACTGCAAGGTGCTCAAGAACGACTTGAGCAGAAGATCGCCGAAGTGACAGATAAGCTCACTCAAGTGGCGTCATACTCTAAAGATCAAGCCAAAAGAGAACTGATGGAGATGATGGAAAACGAAGCTAAGCTTGAGTTTTCAAAAGATCTGGTCCGTTTAGAGGACGACACTCGTGACAAAGCCGAAAGAAAAGCCAAGCAGATCATCAGCATTGCCATTGCAAGATATGCGGGCGAGTACTCCGCTCAAAACACCACAAGTGTATTGGCACTTCCTAGCGAAGATATGAAAGGTAAAGTGATTGGTAAAGAAGGACGTAACATTCGTGCCTTTGAAGCCCTTTGTGGTGTGGATCTGATCTTAGATGAAGTTCCAGATTCCGTTGTGATCTCTGGTTTTGACCCCGTTAGAAGAGAGGTTGCCAGACGTACATTGGAAAGTCTTTTCCAAGATGGAAGAATTCATCCTTCAAGTATTGAAGAGACAGTGAATAAAACCAAGAAACAGTTATTTAAATCCATTCGTGAGGATGGAGAAAAGGCTTGTGATGAATTGGGCATTACAGGCATGCATCCCAAAGTTTTAGATTTGGTGGGAAGCTTAAAATACAGAACTTCATACACACAAAACAACTACTCCCATAGTATTGAAGTGGGTTTTATTGCGGGTTTAATTGCCCAGCAGATGAATGAAGATGTGATGGCTGCACGCCGAGCGGGTCTGTTGCATGACATAGGTAAAGCTCTAGATCATAGCGTGGAAGGAAGTCATGCGGTGATTGGTGCCGACTTTGCTAAAAAGTACGGCGAGAAAGAAAATATCTGCCATGCCATTCGCTCACACCATGAAGATGAAAAGCCGACAACCGCTTTGGCCTTCATTGTGACCGCAGCCGATGCGATTTCTGGAGCCAGACCTGGAGCACGTAAAGCCACTCAAGACGCTTACATTAAACGTTTAGAAGACTTAGAGTCTATTGCTAATAGCTTTGATGGAGTGACAAGAACGTTTGCAATGCAAGCAGGGCGAGAGATTCGTGTGCTTGTTGACAGTTCTAAGGTGACCGATGAACAGTCTTTAATGCTCTCTAGAGACATTGCCAAGAAGATTGAAAAAGAGATGAGTTTCCCTGGGCAGATCAAAGTGACAGTCCTAAGAGAAACCAGAGCCATCGAACACGCAAGATAA
- a CDS encoding 2Fe-2S iron-sulfur cluster-binding protein: MKVKFVPQNIEVEIKPNESVLKVAQDHGIHIQSVCKGIPSCAECRVHIKEGETNVVPPLQPELELIGTAYYIDQRRLSCQLRCFGDVVVDLTEQIEKSSKSTKNPQGRYVKEKEDSHARMGNILEEEGEVSLPEDARSVEPEDEDISLQTPSDNPSAATPSGSSQQQRQSKGYEGQKGYEGQRRSGNNNQSQQHDGHRQRQEGSQRHHNGNKQYQSKSNSGHDNSGGNKQHGKPNDGAGAQADGRKRSNRRYRNHKKNKSSQQKNGE; the protein is encoded by the coding sequence ATGAAGGTAAAATTTGTACCACAAAATATAGAGGTTGAGATCAAACCTAACGAATCGGTACTGAAAGTGGCGCAAGATCACGGCATTCATATTCAGTCCGTGTGTAAGGGTATCCCTTCATGTGCTGAATGCCGCGTGCACATCAAAGAAGGAGAGACCAATGTGGTTCCTCCTCTACAACCCGAGTTAGAGCTGATAGGCACGGCCTACTATATTGATCAGAGACGTTTGTCCTGTCAGTTAAGATGTTTTGGAGATGTGGTTGTGGATTTAACAGAGCAAATCGAAAAGTCCAGTAAGTCCACCAAAAACCCCCAAGGCAGATACGTAAAAGAAAAAGAAGACTCTCATGCTCGTATGGGGAATATCCTAGAAGAAGAGGGTGAGGTGAGTCTGCCTGAAGATGCACGGAGTGTTGAGCCTGAAGACGAAGACATTTCCCTTCAAACTCCAAGTGACAACCCAAGTGCGGCAACCCCAAGTGGTTCTAGTCAGCAACAACGTCAGTCCAAGGGCTATGAAGGTCAGAAAGGTTACGAAGGGCAGCGACGATCTGGCAATAATAATCAATCCCAGCAGCATGACGGACACAGGCAACGTCAAGAAGGTTCGCAGCGCCATCATAACGGTAATAAACAGTACCAGAGTAAATCAAACTCTGGTCATGACAATAGTGGTGGCAATAAACAGCATGGCAAACCGAACGATGGGGCGGGGGCGCAGGCAGATGGACGCAAACGATCCAACAGACGTTATCGGAACCACAAAAAGAACAAATCTTCACAACAAAAAAACGGTGAATAG
- the rimK gene encoding 30S ribosomal protein S6--L-glutamate ligase, with translation MYIGILSQVPTLYSTQRLVEAAKQRGHQVEVIDPTKCYMNITSHKPTVHYKEKTLDYFNAIIPRIGASVTFYGTAVLRQFEMGKVFAVNESVAIARSRDKLRSLQIMARKGIGLPITGFADSTKMTGDLLNLVGGTPCIIKILEGTQGKGVVLAEHKKAAESVIDLLRGIKCNFLVQEFIKESRGTDIRCFVIGDKVVASMKREAPEGEFRSNLHRGGKASAIKITPEERALAVQASKAMGLNISGVDIIRSNRGPLVLEVNSSPGLEGIEAASGKDIAGRIIEFIENAVEKKKTNKVRGQG, from the coding sequence ATGTATATTGGAATTTTATCACAAGTCCCTACTCTTTATTCGACTCAAAGACTCGTGGAAGCGGCAAAGCAGCGCGGTCATCAGGTGGAGGTGATTGATCCCACCAAATGTTATATGAACATCACTTCACATAAGCCCACCGTGCATTATAAAGAAAAGACTTTAGATTATTTTAATGCCATCATTCCAAGGATTGGGGCTTCAGTTACTTTTTATGGTACGGCTGTTTTAAGACAGTTTGAAATGGGAAAAGTTTTTGCGGTGAATGAGTCTGTAGCCATTGCACGTTCAAGGGATAAACTTAGAAGTTTACAAATTATGGCTCGTAAGGGGATTGGACTGCCGATCACGGGTTTTGCGGATTCCACAAAAATGACGGGTGATCTTTTGAATTTAGTGGGAGGCACCCCTTGTATTATTAAGATTTTAGAAGGGACTCAAGGAAAAGGTGTGGTGCTAGCCGAACACAAGAAGGCCGCAGAAAGTGTGATTGATCTTTTGCGCGGAATTAAATGTAATTTTTTGGTGCAAGAGTTTATTAAAGAGTCGCGTGGCACAGACATTCGTTGTTTTGTCATTGGTGATAAAGTGGTGGCTTCGATGAAAAGGGAAGCTCCAGAGGGTGAGTTTCGCTCCAACTTACATCGTGGGGGCAAAGCTTCAGCGATCAAAATCACTCCAGAAGAGAGGGCTTTAGCAGTTCAAGCCTCCAAGGCGATGGGTCTAAACATTTCAGGTGTAGATATCATTCGTTCCAATCGTGGGCCTTTAGTCTTGGAAGTGAACTCATCTCCTGGGCTTGAGGGCATTGAAGCCGCTTCAGGGAAAGATATCGCTGGACGGATCATTGAGTTTATCGAGAATGCTGTCGAAAAGAAAAAGACCAACAAAGTGAGGGGACAGGGCTAA
- the zapA gene encoding cell division protein ZapA: protein MSGEIVDAKEQQVSRIYEVKIAGMELRLRSDQPEERVKKLAALVDQQVAKLLKKQSNANMKHALLLACLDLAGELYDIKQQSLEHIQDIEKEALELKKAMRTSLGF from the coding sequence ATGTCTGGTGAAATTGTGGACGCAAAAGAACAACAAGTATCTCGTATTTACGAAGTGAAGATTGCAGGTATGGAGCTGCGTTTGCGTTCAGATCAACCCGAAGAGAGGGTCAAAAAATTGGCCGCTCTGGTAGATCAACAAGTTGCTAAACTTCTAAAAAAACAATCCAATGCAAATATGAAACACGCGCTACTTCTAGCTTGCCTAGATCTTGCGGGTGAGCTTTATGACATTAAACAACAATCTCTTGAGCACATTCAAGATATTGAAAAAGAAGCCTTAGAACTTAAAAAAGCCATGCGTACCTCTCTAGGTTTTTAA
- a CDS encoding RimK/LysX family protein, with protein MKVTKADMKKTVLGWREWALLPDLKVKRIKVKIDTGARTSALHVSNMVFYRKGRYEYVEFLIHPTQRKQRPVIKARAKVVEFRLVKSSNGQVSVRPVIKTRVKIADKEFEIELTLVNRDLMGFRMLLGRQALKNFLIVPTKSFLQGS; from the coding sequence ATGAAAGTCACAAAAGCAGACATGAAAAAAACTGTTCTAGGATGGCGTGAATGGGCGCTTCTACCTGACCTTAAAGTGAAACGCATCAAGGTTAAGATTGATACGGGGGCACGCACGTCGGCACTGCATGTGAGCAATATGGTGTTTTATAGAAAAGGTCGTTATGAATATGTGGAGTTTTTGATCCACCCCACTCAAAGAAAACAAAGACCCGTCATTAAGGCTCGCGCCAAAGTTGTAGAATTTCGGCTTGTAAAAAGTTCTAATGGGCAGGTTTCTGTTCGACCCGTGATTAAGACTAGAGTAAAAATCGCAGATAAGGAATTTGAGATTGAACTGACTTTGGTCAATCGAGACTTGATGGGGTTTAGAATGTTATTGGGACGTCAAGCACTCAAAAACTTTTTAATTGTTCCTACAAAATCTTTTTTACAAGGTTCATAA
- the tyrS gene encoding tyrosine--tRNA ligase, with protein MATKDMATPKEQLEIYKQGTVDLVSEAELLQKLESSYKEKRPLRIKAGFDPSRPDLHLGHTVLMNKMKQFQDFGHQVIFLIGDFTAMIGDPTGKNQTRPPLTREEVVENSKTYATQVYKILDEAKTEVAFNNDWVGKLEAQDFIKLASQYTVARMLERDDFEKRYKGGQPISVHEFLYPLVQGYDSVALRSDVELGGTDQKFNLLVGRDLQKSYGQTPQCIITVPILEGTDGVNKMSKSLDNYIGVEDSPKDMFGKIMSISDELMFKYWALLTDIKPKELEEKQKHIAEGSLHPKVFKDQLALFLVERFHGKAAADNALQEFQRIFKDGGIPDDIPVIELPANEEIWICKLLHSLGVVSSSSEGRRMIQSSAVEMDGAKITDFQLKVVLKPSVEHLIKVGKKKFVKAKGK; from the coding sequence ATGGCAACTAAGGATATGGCAACACCCAAAGAACAGTTGGAAATATACAAACAGGGCACTGTGGATTTGGTTTCTGAGGCTGAGCTATTACAAAAATTAGAGTCCTCTTATAAAGAAAAAAGACCTTTAAGAATCAAAGCAGGTTTTGATCCGTCTCGTCCCGATTTACATTTGGGCCACACAGTCTTGATGAATAAGATGAAGCAGTTTCAAGATTTTGGCCATCAAGTGATCTTTCTGATCGGAGATTTCACAGCGATGATCGGAGATCCTACAGGTAAAAATCAAACCCGCCCGCCTTTGACACGAGAAGAAGTGGTGGAGAACTCAAAAACTTATGCCACACAAGTGTATAAAATTTTAGATGAAGCCAAAACTGAAGTCGCTTTTAATAATGATTGGGTAGGAAAATTAGAAGCTCAAGACTTTATTAAACTTGCTAGCCAGTACACTGTGGCCAGAATGTTAGAGCGTGACGATTTTGAAAAGCGTTACAAGGGTGGCCAACCCATCAGTGTGCATGAATTTTTATATCCTTTAGTGCAAGGGTACGACTCGGTGGCTCTGCGTTCAGATGTGGAGCTGGGGGGAACCGATCAAAAGTTCAACCTGCTTGTGGGAAGGGATTTACAAAAGTCTTATGGTCAAACACCTCAATGTATTATCACAGTACCTATTTTAGAAGGTACTGATGGTGTGAACAAAATGTCTAAGAGTTTAGATAACTATATTGGTGTGGAAGATTCTCCTAAAGACATGTTTGGAAAGATCATGAGTATTAGTGATGAGTTGATGTTTAAGTATTGGGCCTTACTCACGGATATCAAACCGAAAGAATTAGAAGAAAAGCAAAAGCACATTGCAGAGGGATCTTTGCACCCCAAAGTTTTTAAAGATCAATTGGCTTTATTTTTGGTGGAAAGATTTCATGGTAAGGCTGCGGCTGACAATGCCCTTCAAGAGTTTCAACGCATCTTTAAAGATGGTGGAATTCCCGATGACATTCCTGTTATCGAGCTTCCTGCAAATGAAGAGATATGGATTTGTAAGCTCCTACACTCATTAGGAGTAGTGTCTTCTAGCAGTGAAGGGCGCAGGATGATTCAAAGTTCGGCTGTAGAGATGGATGGAGCAAAGATTACAGATTTTCAACTGAAGGTCGTCTTAAAGCCCAGCGTGGAACATTTGATCAAAGTGGGAAAGAAAAAGTTTGTGAAGGCCAAAGGAAAGTAA